From the Hordeum vulgare subsp. vulgare chromosome 1H, MorexV3_pseudomolecules_assembly, whole genome shotgun sequence genome, the window CGTTTGATGGAGAGGCCCGAGGTTCAACCTGGTTTACGAAGAAGAAAAGGTTATTGTGTAATCGTTGTGTACCAATGAATCCAATTTGGGACGAGCGCTCTTATTTGTCATACATGACAAAACTTTCTGATACATTTTGGCAGAAAATGAGAAAACACAATTAACATCCCCAAAAGCCAGACAGTTTTTAGCATGAAACTCAAAGcaaaggtacgtagatcggtGAATCCATATCCCTTGCATGATAGAGAAACCACCCCCCATTAGCTAGCTAAGCTAGTTGATCTCCACTGCTTTCACCTTGTCTTTGGGTGGCGGCAGCCGAAGCGGCCGAACATGAGCATGGCGTAGTCGACGGCGAAGCTCATGAGCAAGGAGCCGGCGAAGAAGATGGCGGCGGCGATGGCGACGGTGTAGTGGCGGCCGATCCAGTCGGACGTCCTGGCGCCGGCGAAGGAGCCGATGAGCGCGTAGACGCTGAGGATCCCCATCATGATCTCCACCTGCACATCCGTCAGCCGCAGGTCCTCTTTGATGTACAGCGACGCCCCGCTCATCACCCCGACGTCTGGACATGCATGCATGGCGAAAGGAAGAAGACGAGCGTATTGGAAATGTATGTACTCTAGGAGTGTAGGTACGTACCATAGCCGAGGACGACGGTGGCCATGGAAGCCGACACCGCGCATGTGAAGGCGTACATGAAATTGCTCTTCTTCTTGCGCTCCGGGAGCGCAGCAGCAGAAGCCATCCTCGACCGGTCCTTCTTCGTAGCTAGCTAGCTTCTTGTCAGTCAAGTGCCGTACGTGTTGCGTTGCCGGTTGCCCTGCTGGCAGTGCTCCCTCCCTTGCCTCCATTATATACGCGATGCAGCGCAAGGTGTGttggggaagaagaaggtggatatGATCATGATGTGAAAGAGGCAAGGGAAGATAATTAAAATAAGAGCATTTCCATCACCCGTCCAACTGACGCGCTAAAAAACAGTTTGCAGCGCGTCGTTTTTCTGTTTTGGCTTGGCAGCCAGCTTTGGCTCCCGCAGACATGCTAAAATCCAGCGCCCGTACGTAGCTCCAGCATGCGCGCGAAAATGCAACGCGTGAAAGCAGCCGTCGCTTGTCATATGTTGCATTTTAaacatattttgaacataaaatgaatttcaaacatcaaaacaaaGACGTGGGTTCACAGCGGGTGTCGGTGTGAGGCCACCCGCCGCCGAGGTCATCCGTGGCGGCATGAAAAGGCCGCGCGCGACGCCGGTGCTTGGAGGAGCGACGGAGGTGAAGCCAAAGCTCCCCCCGCTAGGGTTTGCGGCGGCCGCGGCGACCGCCGCAGCGGAGGGGTCACGGATGTAGGAATGGATGAGGGGGGTGCAGGCGGGGGCGTCCATCGGGTCAGTTCGTcagcggcggcgcgcggcgggGCGAAAATGGCGCGGTGGAGAGAGTGCGGCGCGAGCGTTCGAGTGTGCAGCGCGCGGAAGCGGACGCATCAAATAAGCAACGCGCGATGGCGATTCGAACAACGCGTTGTACTTTATATGCCACGCGCGCATTATCGCGCGTCCGCTGAAGCATCTTTTGTTATTGCGCGAGCTAAAAAGACGAATTTTACTATGCGACGCTGTTTTAACgcggctgttgaagatgctctaagaggATGCCGATGCAGACATGGAGTGGGAGACCGGGGAATATATGCGCGTGATCGCTTGATATGGAGGCATGATCTTCAGTCCTTTGTCCGATCCCACTCTGACAGCCAATCAATCACTGGTTTGAATGAAGCTTGAGCTAGACAGATGCTTGCTTAATCGCCACCCAAGAGTGGAATAGATACGAGTAATGCTACATCTACAAAGACTTACTTAAAAAGTTTACGTATAAATTGATGTGGAGGCTTGTGGTTGGTAATTAGGGGATGAGAGGCCCCACCCCCACTGAAAATGAGGGGAAGAGAAGAATTAATTTGAAAGGTTAAGTAACCTTTGTAAGTTTTTATATGTCTAGCATTATGGAATAGATACCCTTATCTTACCCAATAACCCTACACCTGCCTAAGGTTCTTATACGTAAACTTACTTGCCCTTTTCTAAATACCCTTCTCCCCCGATTTTAATCTGGGTGGGCTCCAGTCATTAATCCTAATCGAATTAATTATCTCTAAATCATCCTTTACGTTCACGGAATATTACTTGGGTCTAGTTTTTCCCTTACGGAAACAGGAGGCACTCCATTGCCCGGCCTTTTATGGAAACTTTATAGTGGCTTGCAGTTACAGCAGTGCACTGCAACGAGCAATCAGTCACGTCAAGGCCGGGAATGGAATAGATATCCTTTCCCGTCTAGGCTTCTCCACACCTTTCTTTAGCTTTTTTTAGAGGAAAAAAGGAAAGGCATCTAAGCAAGAATCGAGCATGCTGGGGACACGAGTGCACACGATCgagaaacaacaacaaggactaaAAACAACGGAGACAAGTACGTACGCTACACTACAACCACCCACACTCAGCAAACACCTAGAGCAAGAACGAGCACCAAACGAGTAGACAATAGAGGGGCCACCTAACCTAACACACAGAAGGAACACGAGCAGAAAGAAAGAAATTTAGGCCGACTGCTCTGCTTCATCAAAAACAGCCCCGTTCCATCAGCCCTCTTCAAACCTTTTTCAAAAAGAATGTTTGGCTTTTATCCAGCTCCAGCTTTAGGAATGTAAAATTTGATGAAAACAATCTATTTGATTGTATGAGAGGGGAGAAACAAAGGGGTATCGATTCACTGGTGATGATGATGGGTAATTTCGCTCCAACTTCAGCTTCTACAATTTGATGGAGCACCTCCTAAAAAGCCTAATAAAAAACAGGAAGTTGGACTctagattctagtttttttgaAGCTGTATATCGTGGAGCTATCCTGTTTGGCTTATGTTTTTTAGATCGGAGCTGAATTTTTTGAAATAGAACAATCCGAGGCCCTTAAGCTGCGGCTGTCAAGATCCATCTTCTCCAACTTCAAGCCCATCTCCTCTCCACGCTTGTCCGGCAGCATCAAGGCAAACAGTTTTGAAAACCACATGTGCACCACCGCAACTAACACCATTCACGAATACGACATGCACTACAGCGGCTGCAGGCAAAAATGAAACAACATTCTTCATGGGAAACAACTAACACCATGGGAAATACACGTCTCATCTTCACTCTTTTCCGGTAGCAGGTCCCTCCACAGTGAAAGGAAAGAAATGGATCTAAAAAAAGACCAATATCGGCCCAAATACAACCAAGAGACACTTCATTTTAATCTatgtgtttttttttgtgtgtatcCCATGTGAAATATACATTAATGAAATTTTGTACGAGTCTATCTCGAATATGTGCTTAAATGAACATGCTTTTCAGAAAAAGAATTTGCGGAGTGGCAATAGTATTATTTTGTATTTGTATAAAATCACACATacaccaaaagaaaaaaaataaatgaaatgaaaataaaaaaaaactgaaCAATACCgttcaaaaaagaaaagaaaaaaaggaaaccaTAAAAGGGAAAGAACACGGAAGGAAAGAAGGAAAAATATGTAATTAATCCCATGAGGTGAGGTGCTTGTGGTTGTTCGTGCACGGTACATTCAACTAGGAGATCTTCAGTTCAGATCCCTATGTGCAGCTTTAATGTTGGCACTGTAACCAATGCCTAAAGGGGAGGTCCTATACGACGCCTTAAGGGCCGGTTTGGCAAACCGGCACCTCCGGAGCTCAATCTCGTAGGCCGGCCTATATTAAATGTGTTGGTCCttaaaaatcataaaataaattaTAGAATTAAGAAAAAACAGAATTGCGAAAAAAGTTCAACGACTATAAAAAACTTCACCGATTTTTGAAATTTGTTTAtgtattaaaaaatgttcacagaattcgaaaaagaaattattgatttttttaaaaaatcatcAGTTTTTTAAAACAGTTcactgattttgaaaaaagttcacgaattttaaATTAAGATCTccaattttcaaaaaagttcaccaaTTAAAAAAAAcatcaattttcaaaaaagttcatcgatttagaaaaaacttcacgAGCTAAAACACAGGTCCTATTTCTAAACGGGCCGGCCAATGCGGAGTGTTGCAGGCGTCGGTTAGCAAAATTTGTTTTTAACTGGCTCCTATGACACTAAAAAAGGATTTCCTCGCCTGAACCGTCGAACTACACGCTTTTTCTTGGGAAGCTCCGAACTAGCAGGGACTGGCCCATTTTTTTGCATCCTTGACGCGAGAGTACGCTAGGGTCGCTATAAGCGACACAAGTCAAGCCAATAGGGGCTCCCCTTCATGCGGTGAAATCATTAATTGAGGAGTGCATCTTTTAAAGATCACTCTCATCTTTCGTGTTGTGACAAGTGACGAACGGCATGCgtgtcacttgtcgcaacctgaaAATTATTCTTTTTTTCATAGATACGGTTTTTCAAAACAGTTTATCTCTGATAAATCGTGCGTCCAAATCTTGATCCGTTTTCACAGTTGGatttctcgggtcgagatcttcaaatctagatctcatgttgatagattttgacGAAATTCTTTTATCACGAAAAAAGGATAAAAGCCCGTGTCTCTCGcggaaaaaaacgtgtttttccttttcgagaggcacgggcgtgcctttcacgaaagcaaaaccgtgcatctcatggaaaaaacagaaaacacatttttagccattttcgagaggcatggccatgcctctcgcgaaggcaaaaccgtgcctctcacgaaagaaaaaccatgcctctcgcaaaaaaaaaacagaaaacacgtttttttcgtGTCCGAGAGGCACTGCGGCGGCTTTTGCAGGAGCAAATcagcacctctcgtgaaaaaaatAGAAAGCACGTTTTTTCGTGCATTTTTTTCATCAAAAAACTAAAAAAGACCGGTGAAAAACTGAAACAACGGCAAAAAAACAGTCTACAAAGCCGAAAACACGTGCGGAATAAAAAACAAAATTCGGAGAAAGTGCTTAGAGCGTGACACATGACGACGACTGAGAACGCGCCAAGCGACGACGCGTGAGAGTGTTTGCTGGGAGGCTCTCGAAGGAGCGCTCGCTAACTAATGGCTCCCTCCATACGGTGGTGTCATCTATTCATTTCCGTCTTGCAACATGTGAGGGTGTTATGGGTCGGCCCAATTCGGGTTCCAGCAGGAGCGGAAAAAAAAGTGTGTTTCCTGTGTTGGTTTTTATGGTTTTTTGTGTGTAGGTTGCAGCTGTCTTTCgtttgttcttcttattctttttttgTACCATCCTTCCTTGGTTttctttcattttcctttctcatttTTGAAAGCATGTCTATCTTTTCCCCGTAGACATAGTACATTTTTCTTGTAGACGCGTAACACCTTTTTGACACATATTGTATATGTTTTAAATATATGATGCATATTTTTCAGATACATACTAAACATTTTTGAAATATGCCTTGAACCATATTTTTAATGGttgaaaaatattttaaaatgtgCAACTATATATTTTACATTGTATGtaaatttattttaaatttatgaACACTTTTTTGGAACCCTTAAACAGTTTTTTTCATGCCACGTAAAGTTTTACTagtaggaaatattttttgaatgatGCAAATATTATTTTACATCGTGTAACATTTCTAAAATTTTTCACATACATTTATGatttttattgttttttttaATGTCACAAACATGGTTTTGAATGCTTCAACATTTTTTTATTGGTATGCTAACAATTTGTTTACACTGCATAAAAAAGTAATTCATAGTGAGTATTTTACAAATAAGTAAATAgggttttttggaatatatgaattTTTTTGGTTTCCAAAATAATAATCAAATGACCAACAAAAACTAGTGTATGCGCTTTACTTTTGAATATGAGTTAGCCCGTTTAGGACGCTGAGGCGAGGGAGCGTTGTGTCTCACTGTAAGCGAGATAACGATTAAGCCCCTAGCGAGAccttttaggccctgtttggaaccacaatagattataataatctgaattatgaagatatattatataatctggtttattaaaataatctaggtgtacatgtttggaggtcagattatataaactgtaattcaggttttacattgcataatgacctgtcagCCCTTTGTTTTTTGAAGAAAAAGGAGGATGGCGGTGACAGGAatataattatctccaactttacaagggtaatgggtcattggcAATCCATAAtatgattttagctggggtagagcagattgtgagtttttaataatctgtccatctagCTTTTATAATTTACACCATAATCTGTCttgtttggagacataatagattataaaaacggaattatataatctgaatggttccaaacagggccttagtagaTGAGGAGGCGACACCTGAAGCGAGCCGTTAATCGGCCAGCCCACTCTAGCACACTTTCCCCCCTTTCTCCTTGGGTTTCTAGCCGTGTTTTCCTCAAGAAATTCAACCGTGGACTTTCTTTTCAAGGAACACGAAGAAAAAAACTATTTTAAGAAATGCATTTTTATATTAAAACTAGCtgagtgcccgtgcgttgccacggaatggTAATAAATATATTAATCGAAACATTTGTTCTTTCAAGAAGTGTATCAAACAACGACAACATGTTGATTCCATCCATACAACAACTATATTGATTATTTAACATACTGGTCATGTCTCTTTAAGAACCATCTCTCCTTTCAAGTGGTAAAATTTGCCATGTCCCCTTTCCCCGCATGCACTTTCATTCAGTTTCATCCACCCTTGTTGTAGCATTTCCGTCGCTTAAAACATCAGTCATCTCGCTGTGTCGTCCCTTGGAAATTTTTGTTAGAAATTAAGCAAGTCTGTAGAATAAACTTGACCATAGATGCATCATTCCTCAAAATACAACATGTTCTGCCATGTAAACTAACGAAACAGAACTGAACAGTTAGCAACAAAAAAGAGGTTAGCAAGGGTTTCCCTTCTCCACGTTGAAAACTAATGAAGAAATATTTCTTGAGCAGGTTTACCACAAATATGGGACACATCCATGTCtaattattattttgtttgcaaatttaTGACACCAACCAACCTTCTGTTAACATGCTCTAACATTACTATACTTTTTCAGAACATGAATTTGGTTTGGGAATTTATGATGTTCACTTGTTGAAGTTGGTACAATGTTTGGTTCTACTTTTTTTTTGTAAAATGGTGAAATATAGACAAAAAGAGGATAGATAGAGTAATAGCTTCAACGATCCAAGGTAAATTCTGCATATGCTATGATAGAGAAGCAATAAACTTTCACACCGAAAGTCATGTATATGTTCCCATTACA encodes:
- the LOC123421092 gene encoding putative polyol transporter 1: MASAAALPERKKKSNFMYAFTCAVSASMATVVLGYDVGVMSGASLYIKEDLRLTDVQVEIMMGILSVYALIGSFAGARTSDWIGRHYTVAIAAAIFFAGSLLMSFAVDYAMLMFGRFGCRHPKTR